In Solanum lycopersicum chromosome 5, SLM_r2.1, the following are encoded in one genomic region:
- the LOC101262216 gene encoding probable methyltransferase At1g29790 — MDSPHKPRSFSPNLFFFFLLVSSNLLTFFISNTFKHSSCYLYQQTYNAISTASSLNTDIPLVVEPAETRDDDIQESDLDLPSEFRAFASPHKLPFGFSTNFDSDNIIPPVGHPCTRFPDLLRRYMSYRVNGSCPDDEILGQKLLLKGCEPLPRRRCRPAAQQEYVEPYPLPESLWTTPSDSSVVWTAYTCKTYECLINRVKSQKSFDDCKDCFDLNGREKRRWLSTKGAGLDFSIDEVLAVKKPGTIRIGLDIGGGVATFAVRMRERNITILTTSMNLNGPFNTFIASRGVIPLYISISQRLPFFDNTLDIVHSMHVLSNWIPSTLLHFLLFDIYRVLRPGGLFWLDHFFCVGEQFEQVYAPLIESIGFNKVKWVVGRKLDRGPELNEMYLSALLEKPLKNSW, encoded by the exons atGGACTCACCTCATAAGCCAAGATCTTTTTCCCCTaatctgttctttttcttccttcttgTGTCCTCAAATCTTCTCACTTTTTTCATTTCTAACACCTTTAAGCACTCTTCTTGTTACCTATACCAACAAACATATAATGCCATTTCTACTGCTTCATCACTTAATACTGATATCCCTTTGGTTGTTGAGCCTGCAGAAACTAGAGATGATGATATTCAAGAATCTGATTTAGACCTTCCATCTGAGTTCCGTGCTTTCGCATCTCCACATAAACTACCGTTTGGATTCAGCACAAACTTTGATTCTGACAATATCATTCCTCCGGTTGGGCACCCGTGCACCAGGTTTCCTGATTTACTTCGTCGTTACATGTCATATAGAGTCAATGGTTCTTGCCCTGATGATGAGATCCTGGGACAGAAGCTGCTTCTCAAAG GTTGTGAGCCTCTCCCTCGCCGCAGATGCCGTCCTGCTGCTCAACAGGAATATGTTGAGCCCTACCCTCTCCCTGAGAGTTTATGGACTACACCATCAGATTCATCTGTTGTTTGGACAGCATATACTTGCAAAACTTATGAATGTCTCATCAACAGAGTGAAATCACAGAAATCATTTGATGATTGCAAAGACTGCTTTGATCTCAATGGCAGAGAGAAAAGACGTTGGTTGTCGACAAAGGGAGCAGGCCTGGACTTCTCTATTGATGAAGTACTAGCAGTGAAGAAGCCTGGTACAATCAGAATAGGACTTGACATTGGAGGTGGTGTAGCTACGTTCGCTGTAAGAATGAGAGAAAGAAACATAACAATATTAACAACTTCAATGAATCTCAATGGTCCTTTCAATACATTTATAGCATCAAGAGGAGTCATACCTTTGTATATAAGCATTTCACAGAGACTTCCTTTCTTTGACAACACACTAGATATAGTCCACTCAATGCATGTGTTGAGTAATTGGATACCATCAACACTGCTCCACTTCTTGCTTTTCGACATCTATAGAGTGCTTCGACCTGGTGGGCTGTTCTGGCTTGACCATTTCTTCTGTGTTGGTGAGCAGTTTGAACAAGTCTATGCTCCCCTTATAGAAAGCATTGGGTTCAATAAGGTCAAGTGGGTCGTAGGGCGGAAGTTGGATAGAGGACCCGAGCTGAATGAGATGTATCTTTCAGCACTGTTGGAGAAGCCACTCAAGAATTCTTGGTGA